The following DNA comes from Corynebacterium urogenitale.
TGGCGGTGTTCTTGGTGATGTACTTGAAGCTCATCAAGTCATCAGCCGCGCGCAAGAGCGTATCGAAGCGATAGTTGATTTCCTGAATGCCGCCAGTGGCGACTTCGTGGTGGAAGCGCTCGATGGAGAAGCCATAGTCCTGGAGGCGGCGCACCATGCGGTCGCGGATCTTCACCGTGCCGTCATACGGCGCCACGGGGAAGTAACCGCCGAATACGCGGACCTTGTTGCCCAAGTTCGGTGACCCATCCACCATGGTCTTCGCACCTCGGTTCCACCAGCCCTCATCGGAATCCACTTCGTGGAAGGAACTGTTGATGCCGCTGGAATAGCGCACCGAATTGAAGACGTAGAACTCCGGCTCAATACCAAAGTTGCAGGTATCAGCGATGCCGGTTTCCTGGAGGTACGCCTCTGCCTTCTTGGCGATATTGCGCGGATCACGTGGATACTGGGCCCGCGTACGAGAATCATGTACGAAGAAGCGCACATTCAGCGTCTTCTCCTCACGGAAAGGATCAAGCCGCGCTGACTGAGGATCGGGCAGCAGGTGCATGTCCGAGTTCTCCACCGAAGCAAAGCCACGGATCGAGGAGCCGTCGAAAGCCAGTCCGGCCTCCGCAGAACTCTCATCGAATTCCTCTGCCGGTATGGAAAAGTGCTGTTCTACGCCCGGTACGTCAGTGAAACGAATATCAATGAAGCGAACGTCCTCCTCTCGGATATAGTCGACGAGATGGCTCACGGTCTCGATATTCTTCGGCTGGACGGGAGAGAAGGACTGATGAGTCACGGTAGAGGCGGCTCCTAACAAGCCGCAGGAAATCTTTGGGTTTGGCCGGCGCCACGAATACGTGGCGCCAGCAGAAGAGGTGCCTAGGGAGAGGTTGGAGACTAGGACAATGTCGGCTGATCCCACAGGTTCAGCGTGGTGCCGATGCCCTTAGCCTTGGCGTTGTTGTACACATCCATTGCCCACGCGACATCCTCCACAGGCATGCCGCCAATGGAGTAGCAGAAAATTTGCTCATCGTTTGTGCGGCCAGGAGCAGTGCCATCGGCGATATCGCCGATATTCACCAGCTTGGATGCAGGAAGAGTGCCCTCTTCCTTCATGTCCCACCAGCGGTTGCCAGGAATGCCCAGCAGATCCTCATAGGTGACATTCGGGCCGTTCTCGTTGAACCATTCCTCGTACAAGCCTGTGTAATCCAACACCAGGTTTGCATCGTCTGATGCAATGAACTCGTCGTCGAAGCGCGCGGCGGCAGGAGCTAGAATGAGGGCGCCAGGCTTGATGTACTCCTTCTTGAAGTACGGGAAGCCACTTGGGCCGTCCTTCGACGTGGACGTACCCGCGATGGCAATATCGCTACCCTCAATCGCCTCCTGCTCCGAGGTAACAACCGAAACGCTGAGTTGAGGGTACTTCTCGCGGAAGTATTGGGCTGCGCGCTCCGTGGACTTCTCCGAACGGCCCTTGATCTTCAGGGTCTTGATACCCGGGCGCTGGGAGAGGGTGGCGTCGAAAATCGTCCTCGACATCACGCCTGGGCCGATGATTCCCACAGTCTCAGCATTTTCGACGGCCAAATGCTTCACGCCCACGCCTGGGACTGCACCCGTGCGGTAGGCAGACAGGAGGTTCGCTGACATGATCGACAACGGTGCGCCCGTGACCGCATTATTGAGGACAAATACGTGGATAGAACGTGGCAGGTCATGCTCTCGATTCTCTGCATTTGAGCCGTACCACTTCACACCTGAAGCGCGGAATCGGCCGCCGAGGTACGCAGGCATTGCCATGAAGCGGCGATCCGGACCATCTGCCGGCATTTCTTCATGCTCAGGGTTGGCGGGGAAATTGATCTGCGCGCCGTGCGAATTAGCGGAGGCGCCAGCCATTCTGTAGTCACCGCGAGCCAAGAGGATGAGCGTCTCCTCCATTGTTTCCACGCACTTTGCGGAATCCGTCACGCCGGCTTCGATCATGTCCGGCTCGCTCAAATAGAGGAAATCGATCTTTGGTGAAGTTGGGAAGTCGTTGCCAGAAGTGTCCTGAGTAGAGGGCACAAATACCTTTCGGGGGTTGGGTGCACGCTTGCTTATGGAGGCAGAGGATGACTGCCCCATAAAGTCCAGCATACAGATTTCCGTTTTAGGGAAAAGGTATTCGAGGTCCTGCGAAGAAATTGGGGTGTTAGATTGCCGATTTCTAGCAACACAAAAGGCCCGCCC
Coding sequences within:
- the glnA gene encoding type I glutamate--ammonia ligase — translated: METVSHLVDYIREEDVRFIDIRFTDVPGVEQHFSIPAEEFDESSAEAGLAFDGSSIRGFASVENSDMHLLPDPQSARLDPFREEKTLNVRFFVHDSRTRAQYPRDPRNIAKKAEAYLQETGIADTCNFGIEPEFYVFNSVRYSSGINSSFHEVDSDEGWWNRGAKTMVDGSPNLGNKVRVFGGYFPVAPYDGTVKIRDRMVRRLQDYGFSIERFHHEVATGGIQEINYRFDTLLRAADDLMSFKYITKNTAKENGMVATFMPKPLADDGGCGLHAHQSLWKDGEPLFHDENGYAGLSEMARHYIGGILQHAGAILAFSNPTTNSYHRLVPGFEAPTSLVYSQANRTAAIRVPLTDGNPKATRIEFRAPDPSGNPYLAFSAMLMAGIDGIKNRIEPHEPVDKDIYHLPPEEVENIPQVPTSLDEALKCLKEDSDFLTAGGVFTEDFIDNYIAFKYENEINPVRQRPTSQEFEMYFDV
- a CDS encoding tyramine oxidase subunit B, encoding MPSTQDTSGNDFPTSPKIDFLYLSEPDMIEAGVTDSAKCVETMEETLILLARGDYRMAGASANSHGAQINFPANPEHEEMPADGPDRRFMAMPAYLGGRFRASGVKWYGSNAENREHDLPRSIHVFVLNNAVTGAPLSIMSANLLSAYRTGAVPGVGVKHLAVENAETVGIIGPGVMSRTIFDATLSQRPGIKTLKIKGRSEKSTERAAQYFREKYPQLSVSVVTSEQEAIEGSDIAIAGTSTSKDGPSGFPYFKKEYIKPGALILAPAAARFDDEFIASDDANLVLDYTGLYEEWFNENGPNVTYEDLLGIPGNRWWDMKEEGTLPASKLVNIGDIADGTAPGRTNDEQIFCYSIGGMPVEDVAWAMDVYNNAKAKGIGTTLNLWDQPTLS